GACAGTGTCAAGGCGGATAACAGAATGTCCAAGGCAGGGCAAGCTTCATGAAGCAATATGCAACTGAAGAGTCCGGTGAATACTGGTGAAGTGTAGATGATCGCTTTAGCGTTGCCGATTGGCATTACCTGAAAAGCAAAGAAAGCCAGTGTCGTGCCGATTGATCCCATTATAGAGCGAACCAAGACAAGGTAGAGAGCCTTCCCTGAAAGAATAACAGACACCCTTTCTAGGGTGGCTAATGGCAAGCACAGCAACAATTCAACAAGCATCTGTGCAAAGACCACCTCGTTGGATGACACTCTTCCACTTAGGAGTGCCACCGTTAATGTCGCAAAAGACAGGATTATTGTTGAAAGCAGGGCTAGTGTCACGCCTTTATAACGATTTATCGAGCAAGCAACCTGTGTAGAGACTGACTCATTATCACTCTTAGATGAGTGACTTTTGTTCGAGCTATTAAAGTCTGAAGGATCGCTCCAATCTGAAGTCAAATTTTTAGCGTTGATTTCATCAAGCTCCCCAAAAGTTTCGTATACTGCGTTGCAAATCGTTGAAGGGGTAAAAGGTCCATTCGGGTTTAGGCAAGGATCACTTCTGGTCCGATTTTGTGAATCAAGAGTTCTTGAGATTACTAATGAAGAACGGTGTCTCAAGATCTCACTTTGGCTTCGAGTTCTTTCAGTCTTGGGAAGATTATGAACGTCCATGATTATTACACTCCGAGTCAAAAGCGATGGATATATCGATGCTAGAGTGAGAGGTATTTCTATAAGtacaatgcaaaaaaataaatgatggtTAATGTATTACTTTCATTGGCGGCGTCAAGGTACTTGATCAGGGAGCAAGATGATTTTAATAAAGGTGACGTCATTTTAATGGGCAGATGGGAGTATTACTCTTCTATCTCCTATTTCTTCATTTACCGACAAAACAATTTTACCATGTTGTATCAATATCAAAAGCTTAACCGaggttaaaattttaaaatatcatcgaAATTTTGAAAGTACAATGACTTATTTTATGAAacctaaatgataataatagcaaagGTGCAAAAACAGACTGAATCTTTGTGACTTCTTTTAGACCGATGGTGGAGTTCCTAAAAAAGAATACCAAATCCACAGGTTGATTGCCTTTTATATCCTTTTTGCTAGTGATCACTTTTCCTATTAGTCCGTTGGTCTGTTACATCAGATTAACATCGGATCTGATTTAGTtcctaagaaagggtcaccagtccaTCGTAAgtcacgaacagctttatgaaacacccaccaggtctaCATCGACAAGAAGattaataaatgatataatCCCTGATTTGTATGCAAATGATTAGCAAGTTATGATACACAATCTTAaagtttatataaatatattaaattcaaatatcaaagacattcaaatatGTGTTgtcttttttactccatttaaacagaaaataataataataatatttttcatcaaaaagtAATCTTCAGAATTGCGTGTCATTGGGattcatttatctattgatAATCTGTAATATAACTATTTATGTTATCGTTAAGAGTTAGATATCTTTCATCATCTATACATTGGATATGATCACTATTTTATCCTAATTATTTCAATactatcaatatcataattattatgattactgTAGCAGtcgtagcagcagcagcagtggtAATAGTATTGTAGCAGCAggcgtagtagtagtagtagaagtagtagaagtagtagtagaagaagtagaaaaCGTATTAGCCATGTAGTAGTaaatagttgtagtagtatagtggtggtggtgatggtagtggaaGTTGTATTAATAGTAATAGTGTTAGTAGAAGGAGAAGTGGTAAAAGTATTAGTGGTAGTTGtacagtagtagcagtagtagtagaagttgtcTTTCAAGAAGAAATGGTGGCAGTAGTCGTTGTCGTCGTCGTAGTATTAGTAGAAGAAGTAGGTGTTGATGCTTGTATTAGTGATGGTATAGTTATAATGGTAGAAGTGCAAATAATATGGGTAGAAATGGTAATTCGCTTCTTAATGGCATCCACTCCTTATCAATCTATATCATAGCCATGATAGTGAGATGACAGAATTATTTATGTTGATGTCTCTGTAACTCCGTTCTTCTAAAAATAAatactattttgatcaaagctACCTGGATTAGGATATGTTGGTATATTGTATCGTCTTCTTCACGCTCTTCTGCTTATTCAACCGGTTTGTGAAACAGTTGTAGATTCTGAGCACGAACATGCATGCCTGTTTAATTCAACAGAGTTTTGAATTGTAtgacattcaaaataaacaGCAATGCAGAATAAAGTATGACGTCATAATTGATAAGGTATCTGTAAAATGCGATGAAATTCAAAGCTTTACACAAATCGAAATCGGGATTTTAGACTTTTCATTTTTACCTGGAATAGCCATATCAAGCCGATGCAAAACCCACCTTTTTTAGTCAAGACTCATCAATTAAAACTGTACCTTTTCGTATATCGTCAAAATCTGCGCACGAAGGGCACGACAAGTGTAGGGACTGCTGATCATTTACAGCGTTTGTTGAATGATTAATCACGTAAGATTATGTCTTGTTATCGACGCAATCCTTGATGTGGCTGCCCAATGCACTAAACTTTGGACTTCATATTGAAACAGACAACATGTTCATGACGATGTATTCTTGATCATTTGTCTAATTAGGCTGAATGTTATCTTTGAATGTCGTAAGAATCAAATAATAAACAccctttaaatgataaaatggTGCTTTATCAATAATAACTTATGATTATGGCATTATTTCGCTCAATTTATGAACAGTATTCCGATCACCGCCTTTAACGACATTTTATCTGTATTCCgttgttttgaattaatgtttTAATCATTAATTCCTCCCTAGTCACGTTCTATCATCAAAGTAGCAGAAGTAGACTACATAAAACTCCTTTAAGCAATCTGTCTGTATACtctatttcaagaaataatgttCAAATTAGACTAAACGCACCCCCACCACCACTACCGCAAATACGCCCATGCCTATCCACATACCTCTCATATTGTCGGATCCTCGATGACACACTCACACATGCGCACACTCagcctcccacacacacaccgacATGCACACTCACACCCATCAACATCATTAATACCAATCAGGCACGAATACCACAACCCAACCACTTCCCTCcctctttcacacacacacacacgcacacatacaCCCTCAtaacaccacacacacacacacatccacccacaccctcatcacacacacacacgcacccttaCCCACCATCAAACCGTTAGTTGGATGAAACGAATATGAATAgagaccaaaattattttcaaaaaatgttcatttggtATTGAAAATACTGTATTCTTGCAAATCCAGAATTTGTCTCGGTTTTCGGGACATTATCATTGTATTGATTTCCTgatactatacagtgcgtcccacaaaaaacgtaaccaagatttatcgatgatttatcataacttaatcacaaatacaatagacaaatgacctaccattttaaagcttagaatctcttctttcatctgaaattactaagattatttctcattcatgcatgagtgagcaaatcaatttgaagtggggataccaaaaagtcatttggtgggctgtatcggggtttcaaaaagaaaaggatcaatatctgctctttaatttgatacctcaattacagaaaatggttaAGAAAGAACAAAGTTCtagttatatgaaataaggcttgaatttcaataaattcataaaatgaagaggccttacaggctagcgttcaaactcactcgacactccgttttgttgacgatcagccatgcattaagtcttttgttaaccatgcgatagcttctgtgggaaaccggtgaaaacacgtttatttaatgaaattatggaaatacaagcattgtttcgagggaacataacttttttacttcttgaccatttgtTGTGATTaatgtatcaaataaaagagccgATATTGAagtttttaggcatgtgattttctttttgaaattcagatacccccgccaaatgagtttttggtatcctttcttcaaattgtttttgctcactcatgcgtgaatgaggaataatctaagtaatatcagatgaaagaagagattctaagctttacattggtaggtcattggtctactgtatttgtgattaagttatgataaatcatcgcttaatctcggtttcgttttttctgggacgcactgtataggtgGTAAACGACATCAAGTGCTATCGTGCCGGTTTCTTAAACAGAATGACACACATGCATGTATACAACAAATCCATACCGATTCATCACTCTATCAAATTTAGTAATGCAATCAGCCATTTGCTGTTAACCTATCTCAATTATGACTGCTGATAGGTGTAATGATGTcttatttattctttcattttaatattgttttcattGCTACATTAACTTGGGTTTTTATGTGGGCGTATGTAATGCATTATTTTCCGGTGGGGGGCAATTGCTTGGAAAAATGAACAAGAAAAAGCAGAATATGTTTTGACTCAATACCATTCACGAGAAAATCATAGCAAATAATAATTGACGGCCTTTTGAACCTTTATTAAGGTTCATTATTAGGCATTTCTTTGGAGTTACATCTCGTGTTCAACTTAACAAAAGTAAAGATAGCATTAATTTTGGTCATCCATTGATTCTTCcgtacaatgattttttttcaagttttaaataatgatatttaggACTCTCTCTCAGTAATGTTTTCGTTTTCTTTGAAGAAGACTATTTGAACAATTGTTGAAATGACGGAGGCTTTGTGCGACGTTGTGTCCGTATTTAACGAAATTGACTCCCTTGTCAGCTGTTGGAGGTGCCGCTTTGGTTGTCTTCCCCATTCCCCTCTTGCCTATCTTTAAGTTTTCGACTCTCCCACAATTTCTTCAAGGTAATCCCAACAAAACTAGTGATGATCACGAAGGTCCCGATCGCTGTAATATAGTTCGGCATGACACCGAAGAACAAATATTCTAAGGTGAATGAGAAGAGGATGTCGCATGAGTGGACAAGAGCAACAGTTTGAGCCCGTTCCGTTTTAAGGGCGAGGTAGATTAGGATT
Above is a window of Lytechinus pictus isolate F3 Inbred chromosome 15, Lp3.0, whole genome shotgun sequence DNA encoding:
- the LOC129277238 gene encoding solute carrier family 35 member G1-like isoform X1, yielding MAIPEIPLTLASIYPSLLTRSVIIMDVHNLPKTERTRSQSEILRHRSSLVISRTLDSQNRTRSDPCLNPNGPFTPSTICNAVYETFGELDEINAKNLTSDWSDPSDFNSSNKSHSSKSDNESVSTQVACSINRYKGVTLALLSTIILSFATLTVALLSGRVSSNEVVFAQMLVELLLCLPLATLERVSVILSGKALYLVLVRSIMGSIGTTLAFFAFQVMPIGNAKAIIYTSPVFTGLFSCILLHEACPALDILLSALTLSGVLLVIQPPFIFGGEQTSTNILGPIFCLIVAALAGLVFISLRKIGSYRIHPIVILIYFSSVGMVMSAVLSSALREWVIPRCGRDRILLILTGALLLMSQICLTLALRYEKATTVSLIRTCDVLFTFILDYLFFAIIPNAITISGALLIVGSLVGITLHKWQTEKKASAKASEEQTPKPELNEGFSGDNVSITSSREA
- the LOC129277238 gene encoding solute carrier family 35 member G1-like isoform X3, whose translation is MDVHNLPKTERTRSQSEILRHRSSLVISRTLDSQNRTRSDPCLNPNGPFTPSTICNAVYETFGELDEINAKNLTSDWSDPSDFNSSNKSHSSKSDNESVSTQVACSINRYKGVTLALLSTIILSFATLTVALLSGRVSSNEVVFAQMLVELLLCLPLATLERVSVILSGKALYLVLVRSIMGSIGTTLAFFAFQVMPIGNAKAIIYTSPVFTGLFSCILLHEACPALDILLSALTLSGVLLVIQPPFIFGGEQTSTNILGPIFCLIVAALAGLVFISLRKIGSYRIHPIVILIYFSSVGMVMSAVLSSALREWVIPRCGRDRILLILTGALLLMSQICLTLALRYEKATTVSLIRTCDVLFTFILDYLFFAIIPNAITISGALLIVGSLVGITLHKWQTEKKASAKASEEQTPKPELNEGFSGDNVSITSSREA